A segment of the Sphingobacterium oryzagri genome:
CCATCCGGCGACATAAAAAGCTTCCTGGTTCCAAAAAGGGACGGTTGGATAGCTTGTGTAGCGCGGTGCGGCCACATTATATTTAGCGATTAGCTGTTTGCTTTGCTCGTTCATCGGTATTATTTAATGGAAATACATTACAATCTTTTACACAGCAGCAAGCCTGCCCCACGCACCTACCCTTATCCCATAAATTCAGGTTACGAATTGTCTGTTCGGCAATTCCTTTCGGACTCCGGTCTTCATAAGGCGTATTGGCCACCTGTATATCTAAATCGGCGGCATGAAACAGGTCGATATGATCCGTTTTCATCGAGCGCGTTACTATTTTTTGAACACCAGCTTTCTTGAGCCCATCAAGCAAATCGGCATCTAACCGATCATCTTCAGAAACAATAACTACTTCCTTTCCAAAAACGTAATGAAGCGTATTGAAATTTAAGGGATTAGATATCAACGTCAGATCATGAACTTTTCCGTTCGCAAGAGCTAATAATTCCTTTTCGAAATCTTTTATATGGTACGCAACAGCTTTCATGAGGTCTATTTATCTGTAATTTATACCTACAAAACTAATCGAGGCCGCAGTAGGTAGGCATGTGTTGCATCAAGAAAGAAAATGATCCTAGTCACAGTCTAACAAA
Coding sequences within it:
- a CDS encoding lactate dehydrogenase, which gives rise to MKAVAYHIKDFEKELLALANGKVHDLTLISNPLNFNTLHYVFGKEVVIVSEDDRLDADLLDGLKKAGVQKIVTRSMKTDHIDLFHAADLDIQVANTPYEDRSPKGIAEQTIRNLNLWDKGRCVGQACCCVKDCNVFPLNNTDERAKQTANR